The following proteins are co-located in the Echinicola sp. 20G genome:
- a CDS encoding carboxymuconolactone decarboxylase family protein, with product MNLVDEFNEYRAKMNEKILGEDNKVLKRIFNLDTNAFAPGAIDIQSKEMIGLACSMVLRCDDCVRYHLGKCHEVGLTKEQVFEVFSIANLIGGTIVIPHLRKAVEYWEELENQAG from the coding sequence ATGAATTTAGTAGACGAATTCAACGAGTATCGCGCCAAGATGAATGAGAAGATTCTTGGTGAAGACAATAAAGTGCTCAAACGTATTTTCAATCTGGACACAAATGCCTTCGCACCAGGAGCCATTGACATCCAATCAAAGGAAATGATTGGCCTAGCCTGTTCCATGGTGCTGCGTTGCGATGATTGTGTTCGCTATCACTTAGGGAAATGCCATGAAGTTGGTCTAACCAAAGAGCAGGTCTTTGAAGTATTTTCTATCGCGAACCTTATTGGTGGAACCATCGTAATTCCTCACTTACGAAAAGCTGTGGAATACTGGGAGGAGTTGGAAAACCAAGCTGGATAA
- a CDS encoding ComF family protein, producing MRFTFFNDFLALVFPETCCVCKRSLFDFENQLCRVCQAKLPLTTYHLRPQNNDLAIKIMGLTKAGNVMAFLRFTKKGMSQRLLHQLKYRNKPELGQVLGKLYGQRLKQSGIEVRWDFIIAVPLHPLKEKRRGYNQSLQFALGLASPLNIPIDQSLVRTKFTVTQTKKSRIARIENVEKVFGLTGKTNLEGKTILLVDDVMTTGATLSACANVLLDAGARQVDLAVIAAGR from the coding sequence ATGCGTTTCACTTTTTTCAATGATTTTTTGGCTTTGGTATTTCCAGAGACCTGCTGCGTGTGCAAACGGAGCCTGTTTGATTTCGAAAATCAACTTTGTAGGGTATGTCAAGCCAAATTGCCCCTTACTACCTACCACTTACGTCCTCAGAACAATGATTTGGCCATAAAGATCATGGGATTGACCAAGGCTGGTAATGTGATGGCCTTTTTAAGATTTACCAAGAAAGGAATGAGCCAAAGATTATTACACCAATTGAAATACCGGAATAAGCCTGAATTAGGTCAGGTTTTGGGAAAGCTCTATGGTCAAAGGTTAAAACAAAGTGGCATTGAAGTCAGGTGGGACTTTATCATTGCTGTTCCCTTACATCCTTTGAAGGAAAAGCGGCGTGGATACAATCAAAGTTTACAGTTTGCCTTAGGATTGGCTTCACCCTTAAACATACCTATTGACCAATCTTTGGTAAGAACCAAGTTTACGGTGACGCAGACTAAAAAGTCAAGAATAGCAAGGATCGAGAATGTAGAAAAGGTTTTTGGTTTGACGGGCAAAACTAATTTGGAGGGAAAGACTATTTTATTGGTTGATGATGTGATGACCACCGGTGCCACCCTATCTGCTTGTGCCAATGTATTGTTAGATGCTGGTGCAAGACAGGTGGATTTGGCCGTAATTGCTGCAGGGAGATAA
- a CDS encoding VOC family protein — MTAKNNHINYLEFKASDLEAIKQFYQKAFGWKFTDYGPEYVAFSESGLEGGFMKTDETVVNGTLVVLYHEDLKRVKKTIEDCGGKISVDIFSFPGGRRFHFLDPAGNELAVWSDH, encoded by the coding sequence ATGACCGCCAAAAACAACCATATCAATTACCTAGAATTTAAGGCTTCAGACCTGGAAGCGATCAAGCAATTTTATCAAAAGGCATTCGGTTGGAAGTTTACCGATTATGGACCGGAATACGTGGCTTTTTCTGAGAGTGGTTTGGAAGGTGGTTTTATGAAGACTGATGAAACTGTAGTAAATGGTACCTTGGTAGTACTTTATCATGAAGACCTCAAAAGGGTAAAAAAAACAATTGAAGATTGCGGAGGAAAAATATCGGTTGACATTTTTTCATTTCCTGGAGGGAGAAGATTTCATTTTTTAGATCCTGCTGGGAATGAATTGGCAGTATGGTCTGACCATTAA
- a CDS encoding sulfatase-like hydrolase/transferase, protein MIRIVLSLFFLATFSCNQNTNQSESLKKPHIIIIYTDDMGVGDLSCYNSGWVKTPHIDQLASKGIKFNHYYSAAPVCSPSRVGITTGMFPTEWGINTFLHSRKGNTNCEQFDFLDPTAPSMAKVLKTVGYKTSHIGKWHMGGGRDVDDAPQITEYGFDEYTTTYEGPDPDKLITASNWIWSEEDSIERWERTGYFVDKTLDFLARNKEVPCFVNFWPDDMHDPWIPNEEFYDQRDTWPSKPNFIPVLEEYDRQIGRLMAGLEDLGIAENTMIIFTSDNGAAPTYEQIRTNSQRGAKNSLYEGGIRMPFIVSWPAVVQPGQTNNQTIIGAVDLLPSLAAITGAKVPEKYQPAGEDLSEALLGNLTAERKKDLLWDFGRNEHFNHPRQEHHRSPHLAIRHENWKLLVNGDSTSVELYDLEKDRNETSNLASQNTELAGQLSHKVIQWYWNNRKIREDIDRHGLNSAMK, encoded by the coding sequence ATGATCAGAATAGTTTTATCCTTGTTCTTTTTAGCCACTTTTTCCTGTAATCAAAACACCAACCAATCCGAATCGCTTAAAAAGCCACATATAATTATCATTTATACCGATGACATGGGAGTGGGTGATTTATCTTGCTACAATAGCGGCTGGGTCAAAACTCCCCATATAGACCAACTGGCCAGCAAAGGCATAAAATTTAACCATTATTATTCTGCCGCTCCTGTATGTTCTCCTTCGAGAGTGGGCATTACCACAGGAATGTTTCCTACCGAATGGGGCATCAATACATTTTTGCACAGCAGAAAGGGCAACACCAATTGTGAGCAGTTTGATTTTCTGGATCCTACCGCACCTTCTATGGCCAAAGTGCTCAAGACGGTTGGTTACAAGACCAGCCACATTGGCAAGTGGCATATGGGAGGTGGCCGTGATGTGGACGATGCACCCCAAATCACGGAATATGGTTTTGATGAATATACCACCACCTATGAAGGTCCCGATCCGGATAAGCTGATTACTGCTTCCAACTGGATCTGGAGTGAAGAAGATAGCATCGAAAGATGGGAAAGGACGGGTTATTTTGTAGACAAGACTTTGGACTTCCTAGCCCGAAACAAAGAAGTGCCTTGTTTTGTGAATTTTTGGCCGGATGATATGCATGACCCATGGATTCCCAATGAAGAATTTTATGATCAGCGAGATACTTGGCCCAGTAAACCCAATTTTATTCCTGTATTGGAGGAATATGACAGACAAATTGGTCGATTGATGGCTGGTTTGGAGGATTTGGGCATCGCTGAAAATACGATGATCATCTTTACCAGTGACAATGGAGCTGCACCCACTTATGAGCAGATCAGGACCAACAGCCAAAGGGGAGCTAAAAACAGTTTGTATGAAGGTGGCATTCGTATGCCATTTATTGTGAGCTGGCCAGCAGTGGTTCAGCCCGGACAAACCAATAATCAAACTATCATAGGCGCTGTGGACTTATTACCGAGCTTGGCAGCCATTACCGGAGCAAAAGTTCCTGAAAAATACCAGCCTGCCGGAGAAGATTTGAGTGAGGCATTATTAGGAAATCTGACCGCAGAAAGGAAAAAAGACCTTTTATGGGACTTTGGGAGAAATGAGCATTTCAATCATCCCCGCCAGGAGCATCACCGGAGTCCCCACTTGGCCATTCGTCATGAAAACTGGAAGCTTTTGGTCAATGGCGACAGTACTTCGGTAGAGCTTTATGATTTGGAAAAGGATCGGAATGAAACCTCCAATCTCGCCAGTCAAAACACAGAATTAGCAGGTCAGCTAAGCCATAAGGTGATACAGTGGTATTGGAATAATCGGAAGATCCGTGAGGATATTGACCGTCATGGTCTAAATTCAGCCATGAAGTAG
- a CDS encoding S41 family peptidase, translated as MIIKEKAAFDIEQGMVIQSIDGVPISLDKDVASYLNHKEGKFLLLDISDAEGTDTKQITVKPISLSEESSLLYKRFVRINRKEVEEKSNGQLGYVHIPGMSDEPYRSIYEDMMGKYFDSKGVVVDTRFNSGGDLVADLATFFTGTHFITYATEDKIVGGEPTSRWTKPTVSLFNESMYSDGHCYACGYTDLNIGTTIGMPVPGTCSFAGWEMLPDGTVWGTVPISAKDKSGEWMENNQTEPAIRIKNMPGIIDKGRDQQLEKAIEVLLKETSE; from the coding sequence ATGATTATAAAGGAGAAGGCAGCCTTTGACATTGAGCAGGGAATGGTTATTCAATCCATTGATGGAGTTCCCATTTCTCTTGACAAGGACGTCGCTTCTTATCTTAATCATAAGGAAGGAAAGTTTTTACTGTTGGATATCTCAGATGCCGAGGGAACAGATACCAAGCAAATCACCGTCAAACCGATAAGCCTTTCTGAAGAGTCCAGCTTATTGTACAAAAGATTCGTCAGAATCAATAGAAAAGAGGTAGAGGAAAAAAGCAATGGGCAGTTGGGTTATGTCCATATTCCGGGTATGAGTGATGAGCCATACCGTTCCATCTATGAAGATATGATGGGCAAATACTTTGATTCCAAAGGCGTAGTAGTGGATACTCGGTTCAATAGTGGCGGGGACCTAGTTGCTGATCTTGCAACTTTCTTTACGGGAACACATTTCATAACCTATGCCACCGAAGACAAAATAGTAGGAGGAGAGCCCACTTCCAGATGGACCAAGCCTACTGTATCTTTATTCAATGAAAGCATGTATTCTGATGGTCATTGTTATGCCTGCGGTTACACTGATTTAAATATTGGAACCACCATTGGCATGCCCGTGCCTGGTACCTGTAGTTTCGCAGGTTGGGAAATGCTTCCAGACGGTACGGTTTGGGGAACTGTCCCCATAAGTGCCAAAGATAAGTCAGGTGAATGGATGGAAAACAACCAGACCGAACCTGCCATAAGGATCAAAAATATGCCAGGTATTATCGATAAAGGAAGAGACCAGCAATTGGAAAAGGCTATTGAAGTTCTATTAAAAGAAACATCAGAGTAA
- a CDS encoding peptidase S41, translating into MRQLLTLTFLLITIAISQAQTTPKWIRYPTISPDGKNIAFTYKGNLYRVPSAGGDALQLTFHSSHDFMPVWSKDGKSIAFASERYGNFDVYVMDALGGPAKRLTFHSANEYPYSFSADDKAVIFGASRQDLAIHRQYPASYQPELYQVPVSGGWVDQLLTISADDVQGSKDGKTMLYHDRPGREDEWRKHHISAVTRDIWKYDVESQEHEMITTFKGEDRQPVFDENEENIYYLSEESGNFNVHQLNLSQPENNTQVTDFDTFPVRFLSFGGSTLSFGYDGELYTLQAGAAPKKVQVNIRTQDSQNTDSYIAIQGGVQEMSISPNGKEIAFIARGEVFVTAVDGSLTKRITNTPEAERFVSFTTDGKGVVYSSEREGKWSIFKTEKTRSDEPFFYASTLLKEDTLISSDTDSYLPSFSPDGKQLAYVSDRRTLKVRNLESKNEVELLSRKELFHMRDGDKYFTWSPDSKWLLVGWGKTLSNSEILLMAADGSKKENLTESGYYDSSPKWVNEGKQLIWFSNRNGLKSYATSGRSEDDVYAMFFSQDAYDEFRLSEEDYKLKKALKEAKKEDSKEDEKEKKSKKDAKEEEQLEPIQFDWEGIRERKARLTTHSSNLSDAVLSKDNEKIYYLSSFEDKNNLWEGNLRNGETKMAIKLNTGGGSLLWDKELENLYLLAGGNISKLNVKEGKSENIKIAGDMYLDEDLERKSMFDHVYIRTKNIFYEPTYHGNNFDTLYAQYKKYLPHLGNSFEFAEMVSEMLGELNVSHTGARYRNSSKNGDKTASLGIFMDYDYKGEGSL; encoded by the coding sequence ATGAGACAACTCCTTACCCTTACATTTCTGCTTATAACTATTGCTATCTCCCAGGCACAAACTACACCCAAATGGATCCGTTATCCAACCATCTCACCAGATGGAAAAAACATTGCTTTCACATACAAAGGTAATTTATATCGCGTCCCTTCAGCTGGAGGGGATGCCCTTCAACTTACTTTCCACTCATCGCATGATTTTATGCCGGTGTGGAGCAAGGACGGCAAATCAATAGCATTTGCTTCTGAGCGATATGGAAATTTTGATGTGTATGTGATGGATGCTCTGGGTGGACCGGCCAAACGCCTGACATTTCACAGTGCAAACGAATATCCCTATTCATTTTCTGCTGATGACAAGGCGGTCATTTTTGGGGCAAGTAGACAGGACTTGGCCATTCACCGACAGTATCCCGCCAGTTACCAGCCAGAACTTTACCAAGTTCCCGTTTCAGGAGGCTGGGTAGACCAGCTGCTTACCATTTCTGCAGATGATGTGCAGGGCAGTAAAGACGGAAAAACCATGCTCTATCATGATCGTCCGGGAAGAGAGGATGAATGGAGAAAGCATCACATTTCTGCTGTTACTCGGGATATATGGAAATATGATGTGGAAAGCCAAGAACATGAAATGATTACCACTTTTAAAGGGGAAGACAGACAACCGGTTTTTGATGAAAATGAAGAAAATATCTATTACCTAAGCGAAGAAAGTGGAAATTTCAATGTCCATCAACTGAACTTATCCCAGCCGGAGAACAATACTCAAGTCACTGACTTTGATACATTTCCAGTGAGGTTTTTAAGTTTTGGAGGAAGCACCCTATCTTTTGGCTATGATGGTGAGCTTTACACACTTCAAGCAGGTGCAGCACCAAAAAAGGTACAAGTAAATATCCGGACCCAAGACAGTCAAAACACGGACAGCTATATCGCCATACAAGGAGGTGTTCAAGAAATGTCCATTTCACCCAATGGAAAGGAAATCGCTTTTATCGCTCGAGGAGAGGTTTTTGTCACTGCGGTGGATGGATCACTAACCAAGAGAATCACCAATACACCTGAAGCAGAAAGATTTGTATCTTTTACGACAGACGGAAAAGGAGTAGTTTATTCCAGCGAACGTGAGGGAAAATGGAGCATTTTCAAAACCGAAAAAACCCGCAGTGATGAACCTTTTTTCTATGCATCAACCCTTTTAAAGGAGGATACTTTAATCAGTAGTGATACAGACAGCTATTTACCTTCCTTTTCACCAGATGGCAAGCAATTGGCTTACGTGTCTGATAGAAGAACACTCAAAGTAAGAAACCTGGAAAGTAAAAATGAGGTAGAGTTGCTTTCTCGAAAAGAGCTATTCCACATGAGAGATGGGGACAAATACTTTACTTGGAGCCCCGACAGTAAATGGCTTCTGGTCGGATGGGGAAAAACTTTGAGCAATAGTGAAATCTTGCTGATGGCAGCTGATGGGAGCAAAAAAGAAAACCTCACTGAGAGTGGCTACTATGATTCAAGTCCCAAATGGGTCAATGAAGGAAAACAATTGATCTGGTTTAGCAATCGAAATGGCCTGAAAAGCTATGCCACCAGCGGCCGCAGCGAAGATGATGTATACGCCATGTTCTTCAGTCAAGATGCTTATGATGAATTTAGACTTTCTGAAGAGGACTATAAACTAAAAAAGGCACTGAAAGAGGCTAAAAAGGAAGATTCCAAAGAAGATGAGAAGGAGAAAAAAAGCAAGAAAGATGCAAAAGAAGAGGAACAATTAGAACCAATTCAATTCGACTGGGAAGGAATCAGGGAGCGAAAAGCTAGATTAACCACACATTCCAGTAATCTCAGTGATGCCGTGCTTTCCAAAGACAATGAAAAAATCTACTATCTTTCTAGTTTTGAAGATAAAAACAACCTATGGGAAGGAAATCTGCGCAATGGAGAAACCAAAATGGCCATCAAACTCAATACCGGAGGAGGTAGCTTGCTTTGGGACAAAGAATTGGAAAACCTTTATCTATTGGCCGGCGGCAATATTTCCAAGCTAAATGTCAAAGAGGGCAAGTCGGAAAACATTAAAATCGCCGGAGATATGTACTTGGATGAGGACCTAGAAAGAAAAAGCATGTTTGATCATGTTTACATCCGTACTAAAAATATTTTTTATGAACCTACTTATCATGGAAATAACTTCGACACCCTGTATGCACAATATAAAAAATACTTGCCTCACTTGGGCAACTCTTTCGAGTTTGCGGAAATGGTATCAGAAATGCTCGGAGAATTGAACGTCTCCCATACCGGTGCCAGATACCGAAACTCATCTAAAAATGGGGACAAGACAGCTTCATTGGGCATATTTATGGATTATGATTATAAAGGAGAAGGCAGCCTTTGA
- a CDS encoding cupin domain-containing protein, whose protein sequence is MDYKNIIDKLGLEAHPEGGYFKEVYRSKGEIDSANLSEGMEGKRNYATSIYFLLTSDTFSAFHRIKQDETWHFYIGSPVRLFTISPNGKLQQYIIGSDIWNGALLQFTVPAGYWFAAELVEKESFALVGCTVAPGFDFRDFELAECEKLASEFPQHKELVKRLTRGI, encoded by the coding sequence ATGGATTACAAAAACATCATCGATAAGTTGGGCTTGGAAGCTCATCCTGAAGGAGGTTATTTTAAAGAAGTGTATAGAAGCAAAGGGGAGATTGATTCTGCTAATCTTTCTGAGGGAATGGAAGGGAAAAGAAATTATGCAACCAGCATTTACTTTTTGCTGACATCTGATACTTTTTCAGCCTTTCATCGCATCAAACAGGACGAAACCTGGCACTTTTACATAGGCTCTCCGGTTCGTTTATTTACCATTTCACCAAATGGAAAGTTACAACAGTATATCATAGGCAGTGATATATGGAATGGTGCGTTGCTCCAATTTACTGTTCCTGCGGGTTATTGGTTTGCCGCTGAGCTGGTGGAAAAAGAGAGTTTTGCCTTGGTAGGTTGCACAGTGGCACCGGGTTTTGACTTTCGAGATTTTGAGTTGGCCGAATGTGAAAAATTAGCATCAGAATTTCCTCAGCATAAAGAATTGGTCAAAAGACTCACAAGAGGTATTTAG
- a CDS encoding VOC family protein: MKLGAFSISLAVKDLQASKAFYEKLGFTVFGGNEKHHYLIMKNENALIGLFKGMFEQNILTFNPGWNENAETLESFDDVREIQKQLKASGLELDQEANPSSTGPASIVLIDPDGNPVLIDQHI, encoded by the coding sequence ATGAAACTAGGCGCTTTTTCCATAAGTCTTGCTGTCAAGGATTTGCAGGCATCCAAAGCTTTCTATGAAAAATTAGGTTTTACTGTTTTTGGTGGAAATGAGAAACATCACTATTTGATCATGAAAAATGAAAATGCCTTGATTGGGCTTTTTAAGGGCATGTTTGAGCAAAATATTCTCACTTTTAACCCAGGTTGGAATGAAAATGCCGAAACTCTGGAGAGCTTTGACGATGTTCGGGAAATCCAAAAACAATTGAAAGCTAGTGGACTGGAGCTCGATCAAGAAGCCAACCCCTCCTCTACTGGGCCTGCCAGCATCGTCCTAATTGATCCTGATGGAAATCCTGTGTTGATCGACCAACATATTTAG
- a CDS encoding outer membrane beta-barrel protein produces MKKFLLGLVVLLANGLTYAQQNFEKAYVIDYQKDTIWGEIDFRDWAVNPDKIEFKENNSSNVKSYAPEDIYAFQVNDQHFLSAKVPIGIDAQKVANLEDNATLDIEVKNVFLQKLVIGQKSLYRFKNIDDRQYFYILSQGKLTLLEYKRFYSINPEGTKVVKENNKYIGQLKLYLGNCQILDKKLNRTKYNTVSMLRLFEFYNSCSGNSMTVYNKKEKITTKFGLIVGYSSTSLTFKSDASDHRDLVDANYDLDYGITAGLSLELVFPKHQRKWSVQNELLYSQYNFSKEVENYSNDEGYSYTNSDLGYSYIKLNNMVRYTFPLANIKTFLNIGLSNGLAFNETNEKVTTIMYNNNLDERPDKLIRDTRKYEQGLLLGAGIKLKYISIEYRHERGNGMSKFLMLSSSVIRNSILVNFQF; encoded by the coding sequence ATGAAGAAATTTTTATTAGGACTAGTTGTTTTGCTGGCCAATGGGTTAACTTATGCACAGCAGAATTTTGAAAAGGCTTATGTCATCGATTATCAGAAAGATACCATTTGGGGAGAAATAGATTTTAGGGATTGGGCAGTAAATCCTGATAAGATTGAATTCAAAGAAAATAATTCCTCAAATGTAAAAAGTTATGCACCTGAGGACATTTATGCTTTTCAGGTTAACGACCAACACTTTTTATCGGCAAAAGTGCCAATTGGAATTGACGCTCAGAAAGTTGCCAATTTAGAGGATAATGCAACCTTAGATATTGAAGTTAAAAATGTGTTTTTACAAAAACTGGTTATTGGCCAAAAGTCTCTATATAGATTCAAAAACATTGATGACCGACAATATTTTTACATACTCAGCCAAGGAAAGTTGACTTTATTAGAATACAAAAGGTTCTATTCTATTAACCCAGAAGGTACTAAGGTCGTCAAGGAAAATAACAAATATATTGGTCAATTGAAATTATATTTAGGGAATTGCCAAATACTTGACAAGAAATTAAATAGGACCAAATATAATACTGTTAGTATGTTGAGGCTTTTTGAATTTTATAATTCATGCAGCGGAAATTCAATGACGGTTTACAATAAAAAAGAAAAGATAACCACGAAATTTGGTCTAATAGTCGGTTACTCTTCCACTTCCCTCACTTTTAAGAGTGATGCTAGTGATCATAGGGATTTGGTCGATGCCAATTATGATCTTGATTATGGCATTACTGCTGGGCTAAGTTTGGAGTTAGTATTCCCTAAGCACCAAAGAAAATGGTCCGTTCAAAATGAACTCCTTTATAGCCAATACAATTTTTCCAAGGAGGTGGAAAACTATTCCAACGATGAGGGTTACTCTTATACCAACAGTGATTTGGGATATAGCTATATCAAGTTAAATAACATGGTAAGGTATACTTTTCCTTTGGCAAACATTAAGACATTTTTAAATATTGGACTTTCAAATGGTTTGGCATTTAATGAAACCAATGAAAAGGTTACAACAATCATGTATAATAATAATCTTGATGAACGCCCTGATAAATTAATCAGAGACACAAGAAAATACGAACAAGGATTGCTCTTGGGCGCTGGTATTAAACTGAAATACATCAGCATAGAATATAGACATGAAAGAGGCAATGGCATGTCTAAATTCCTAATGTTAAGTTCATCGGTAATACGAAATAGCATCTTAGTCAATTTCCAATTTTAG
- a CDS encoding SDR family NAD(P)-dependent oxidoreductase encodes MEISLKNQRILVTGASRGIGRALAAQLSTSGAEVLIHYNRNKGAAQSLQSSLPNTSHLVQCDLSDLEQVKGWLFKLVDKYGKIDGVINNAGIAKSISDEAPTKEWTDNWLETMTVNVHAMAIISKEFINHARLNKNGRLINISSRAAFRGDTPDYLAYAASKSALVGFTRSIARYYGKEGIRAFIIAPGFVRTDMAQDFMDQYGEEFALNDIALEKLTEPQNLAPMICLLCSGLADHATGSTIDINAGSYVH; translated from the coding sequence ATGGAAATATCCCTTAAGAACCAGCGGATTTTGGTCACAGGAGCCTCCAGAGGCATTGGAAGAGCCTTGGCTGCGCAGTTATCCACATCAGGAGCTGAAGTGTTGATCCACTATAACCGGAACAAAGGAGCCGCGCAGTCCTTACAGTCTTCTTTGCCCAACACTTCCCACTTGGTCCAATGCGATCTTTCTGACTTGGAGCAAGTAAAAGGCTGGTTGTTCAAACTGGTGGACAAATATGGAAAGATTGATGGGGTCATTAACAATGCCGGTATCGCCAAATCCATTTCTGATGAAGCTCCCACTAAGGAATGGACCGACAATTGGCTGGAGACCATGACGGTCAATGTGCATGCAATGGCCATCATCAGCAAAGAGTTTATCAACCATGCCCGCTTAAATAAAAACGGGCGCTTGATCAATATCAGTTCCCGGGCTGCTTTTAGGGGGGATACCCCAGATTACTTGGCTTATGCTGCCTCAAAATCGGCATTGGTGGGCTTTACCCGTTCTATTGCCCGCTATTATGGCAAAGAAGGAATCCGGGCATTTATCATTGCCCCTGGATTTGTGCGCACTGACATGGCCCAGGATTTTATGGACCAATATGGGGAAGAGTTTGCATTGAATGATATTGCTTTGGAGAAATTAACAGAGCCACAGAATCTGGCTCCAATGATTTGTCTACTTTGCTCGGGCTTGGCAGATCATGCCACAGGTAGCACCATAGATATCAATGCCGGTTCTTATGTGCACTAA
- a CDS encoding aspartate aminotransferase family protein: MMNKKDFRKHAHELVDWMADYMEQKESYPVTPQVSPGEIYQQLPNDAPEVPDSFETIFKDFEEIIMPGMSHWQHPAFFGYFPANNSEPSILAEMLMATLGAQCMSWLTSPAATELEEKVVEWLRDAKGLDSNWKGVIQDTASTGTLCAILAAREKASSFAINQRGFSGKEKYRVYSSLHVHSSVDKAMRIAGLGKENLVKINVDKSFAMDPEALELAIKADLQQGYKPICVISALGTTSSTAIDPIDKIGDICIQYNMWHHIDAAYAGTALLLPEYRWMSKGHEKADSYVFNPHKWMFTNFDCSVLYVKDAQHLVHTFSMTPEYLKTSHDQDVNNYRDWGIQLGRRFRALKLWFVLRSYGLEGIRKKLRVHLSLTQSVVNLVENESNLELFSPIPLNTICFRFVDKSFGFEKLNEINQRWMESVNATGKAFFTHTKLDEKYCIRWVIGQTDVNQSHIDKTWTLLMEMLKNIIKPSN; the protein is encoded by the coding sequence ATGATGAACAAAAAGGATTTCCGAAAACATGCCCACGAGTTGGTGGATTGGATGGCAGATTATATGGAACAAAAGGAGAGCTATCCGGTAACACCCCAAGTATCTCCTGGTGAAATTTATCAACAACTTCCGAATGATGCTCCGGAAGTACCTGACAGTTTTGAAACTATTTTTAAGGACTTTGAAGAGATCATCATGCCGGGCATGAGTCATTGGCAGCATCCAGCCTTTTTTGGGTATTTCCCAGCCAATAATTCGGAACCTTCCATTTTGGCTGAAATGCTGATGGCCACGCTTGGTGCTCAATGCATGTCCTGGTTGACCTCCCCTGCTGCTACGGAGTTGGAAGAAAAAGTCGTGGAGTGGTTGCGGGATGCAAAGGGTTTGGATTCTAACTGGAAAGGTGTAATTCAAGATACAGCTTCTACCGGGACACTTTGTGCCATTTTAGCTGCCAGGGAAAAGGCAAGCAGTTTTGCCATTAACCAAAGGGGCTTTAGTGGCAAGGAAAAATACAGGGTATACAGTTCATTGCATGTACATTCTTCTGTCGACAAAGCGATGCGCATTGCTGGTTTGGGGAAAGAGAACTTGGTCAAAATCAATGTGGATAAATCCTTTGCTATGGATCCAGAAGCACTTGAGTTGGCCATAAAAGCTGATTTACAGCAAGGCTATAAGCCCATTTGTGTGATTTCAGCTTTGGGAACGACCAGTTCCACGGCCATTGATCCTATTGATAAGATTGGGGATATTTGTATCCAATACAACATGTGGCACCATATTGACGCCGCCTATGCAGGCACTGCTCTGTTGTTGCCGGAATACCGTTGGATGAGCAAAGGACATGAGAAAGCAGACAGTTATGTCTTTAATCCGCACAAATGGATGTTTACCAATTTTGATTGTTCTGTCCTGTATGTGAAGGATGCCCAACATTTGGTCCATACCTTCTCTATGACGCCCGAATACCTTAAAACTTCCCATGATCAGGATGTGAATAACTACCGGGATTGGGGAATACAACTGGGTCGCAGGTTTCGCGCTTTGAAACTTTGGTTTGTACTTCGGAGTTATGGTTTGGAAGGCATAAGAAAGAAGCTTAGGGTGCATTTATCCTTGACCCAATCTGTGGTAAATCTGGTCGAAAATGAATCAAATTTGGAGTTGTTTTCTCCTATTCCGTTGAATACCATTTGTTTCCGTTTTGTGGATAAGTCGTTTGGCTTTGAGAAGCTCAATGAAATTAACCAGCGTTGGATGGAGTCAGTTAATGCTACAGGGAAAGCTTTTTTTACCCATACCAAGCTGGATGAAAAGTACTGTATCCGCTGGGTGATTGGTCAAACAGATGTGAACCAGTCTCACATTGACAAAACTTGGACATTATTGATGGAAATGCTAAAAAACATAATTAAACCATCCAATTAA
- a CDS encoding DUF2905 domain-containing protein has product MNAETAKWIIGIGISITLIGLAIYFLGDKLSWLGRLPGDVRIERKNFRFYFPITTMVLLSILVSLVIRLIQFLSK; this is encoded by the coding sequence ATGAACGCTGAAACTGCAAAATGGATAATAGGTATTGGGATCAGTATCACACTGATTGGGCTGGCGATTTATTTTCTGGGTGATAAGCTCAGTTGGCTCGGGAGGTTACCCGGTGATGTTCGGATAGAAAGGAAAAATTTCCGGTTTTACTTTCCCATAACCACCATGGTCCTGTTGAGCATTCTCGTTTCTTTGGTAATAAGACTTATTCAGTTTTTAAGCAAGTAG